The following proteins come from a genomic window of Eubalaena glacialis isolate mEubGla1 chromosome X, mEubGla1.1.hap2.+ XY, whole genome shotgun sequence:
- the CHST7 gene encoding carbohydrate sulfotransferase 7 has product MKGRRRRRRREYCKFALLLVLYTLVLLLVPSVLDGGRDGDKGAGHCPGLQRSLGVWSLEAAAAGEREQGAEARPAAEEDAGRSPRSRGNLNGAVGEAASREKQHIYVHATWRTGSSFLGELFNQHPDVFYLYEPMWHLWQALYPGDAESLQGALRDMLRSLFRCDFSVLQLYAPPGDSAARAPDAANLTTAALFRWRTNKVICSPPLCPGAPRARAEVGLVEDTACERSCPPVALRALEAECRKYPVVVIKDVRLLDLGVLVPLLRDPGLNLKVVQLFRDPRAVHNSRLKSRQGLLRESIQVLRTRQRGDRFHRVLLAHGMGARPGGPSRALPAAPRADFFLTGALEVICEAWLRDLLFARGAPAWLRRRYLRLRYEDLVRQPRAQLRRLQRFAGLRALAALDAFALNMTRGAAYGADRPFHLSARDAREAVHAWRERLSREQVRQVEAACAPAMRLLAYPRSWEDGNAEPSEDEETPLETEADGAT; this is encoded by the coding sequence ATGAagggccggcggcggcggcggcgccgagAGTACTGCAAGTTCGCGCTGCTGTTGGTGCTGTACACGCTGGTGCTGCTGCTCGTCCCCTCTGTCCTGGATGGCGGCCGCGACGGGGACAAGGGCGCTGGGCACTGCCCgggcctgcagcgcagcctgggAGTGTGGAGcctggaggcggcggcggcgggcgagCGCGAGCAGGGCGCGGAGGCGCGGCCCGCTGCGGAGGAGGACGCGGGCCGGTCCCCCAGGTCCCGGGGCAACCTCAACGGCGCCGTCGGGGAGGCGGCATCTCGCGAAAAGCAGCACATCTATGTGCACGCCACCTGGCGCACGGGCTCGTCGTTCCTGGGCGAGCTCTTTAACCAGCACCCGGACGTTTTCTACTTGTACGAGCCCATGTGGCATCTGTGGCAGGCGCTGTATCCGGGCGACGCCGAGAGCCTGCAGGGCGCGCTGCGCGACATGCTGCGCTCGCTCTTCCGCTGCGACTTCTCGGTGCTGCAGCTGTACGCGCCGCCGGGGGATTCCGCCGCGCGCGCCCCGGACGCGGCCAATCTCACCACGGCCGCTCTCTTTCGCTGGCGGACCAACAAGGTCATCTGCTCGCCGCCGCTGTGCCCCGGCGCGCCCCGGGCCCGCGCCGAGGTCGGCCTCGTCGAGGACACCGCCTGCGAGCGCAGCTGCCCACCCGTGGCTCTCCGCGCCCTGGAGGCCGAGTGCCGCAAGTATCCGGTGGTGGTCATCAAGGACGTGCGCCTCCTCGACCTGGGCGTGCTGGTGCCCCTGCTGCGCGACCCCGGCCTCAACCTGAAGGTGGTGCAGCTTTTCCGCGACCCGCGGGCCGTGCACAACTCGCGCCTCAAGTCTCGGCAGGGGCTGCTGCGCGAGAGCATCCAAGTGCTGCGCACCCGCCAGAGGGGCGACCGCTTCCACCGCGTGCTGCTGGCGCACGGCATGGGCGCTCGACCCGGGGGCCCGTCCCGCGCACTGCCAGCCGCCCCGCGCGCCGACTTCTTCCTGACCGGGGCGCTCGAGGTGATCTGCGAAGCCTGGCTGCGCGACCTGCTGTTCGCGCGCGGCGCGCCAGCCTGGCTACGGCGCCGCTACCTGAGGCTGCGCTACGAGGACCTGGTGCGGCAGCCGCGCGCCCAGCTGCGCCGCCTGCAGCGCTTCGCCGGGCTGCGCGCGCTCGCCGCGCTCGACGCCTTCGCGCTCAACATGACGCGCGGCGCGGCCTACGGCGCGGACCGGCCCTTCCACCTGTCGGCGCGCGATGCCCGCGAGGCCGTTCACGCCTGGCGCGAGCGCCTGAGCCGAGAGCAGGTGCGTCAGGTGGAGGCCGCATGCGCCCCAGCCATGCGCCTGCTGGCTTACCCTCGCAGCTGGGAAGACGGCAACGCCGAGCCGTCCGAGGACGAGGAGACCCCGCTGGAGACGGAGGCCGACGGCGCCACGTAG